From the genome of Agromyces intestinalis:
ATGTACCCCGCGACCCATTCGGCGGCTCTGCTCGGCATGCGCCCAGTCCACCCGGGCGGAGCATCCGCGTCAAGGCCCGGCGGAGAAGCCGCGCGCGCAGCCCTCTCTCCGCCGTTCGGACGCGTTTCGGCGCCCGCGTGGCGGGTGGACACGCCGAAACGCGTCCGAACGAGGGGTTCGAGACGCGCCCAGCCGACTCGTAGGGACGGGTCAGCCGACGGCGCGGCGCCCCTCGAACGCGCGGCCGAGGGTCACCTCGTCGGCGTACTCGAGGTCGCCGCCGACGGGCAGGCCCGATGCGAGCCGGGTCACCGCGATCTCGAGCGTCGTGAGCATGCGGCTCAGGTAGGTCGCCGTGGCCTCGCCCTCGAGGTTCGGGTCGGTGGCGATGATGACCTCGCGGACGGTGCCGTCGGCGAGTCGCTGCATGAGCTGGCGGATCCGCAACTGGTCGGGGCCGACGCCGTCGATCGGGCTGATCGCCCCGCCGAGCACGTGGTACAGCCCGCGGAACTCGCGCGTGCGCTCGATCGCCACGACGTCTTTGGCCTCTTCGACGACGCAGATGAGCGTGGGGTCGCGTCGCGGGTCGCGGCAGATCGAGCAGGTGACCTCTTGCGAGACGTTGCCGCAGATCTCGCAGAAGCGCACCTTGTCGCGCACCTCGAGCAGGATCTCGGCGAGCCGGGTCACATCGAAGTGCTCGGTCTGCACGATGTGGAACGCGATGCGCTGCGCCGACTTCGGCCCGATGCCCGGCAATCGGCCGAGTTCGTCGATCAGCTCTTGGACGATACCCTCGTACACGATCAGCTCCGCTCGCCGAAGCCGGTGCCGGGCACCTCGACCTCTTCGAGGAACCGGGCGCCGAGCACCTCGCGCACGACCGCCTCGCCGTAGCGCTGCACACCCCGCGGCTCGGCGACGGGCGCCGGTGCCGCGTCGATCACGGCCTCGGGCGGGGGGCCCGGGTCGAACGGCGGCTCGTCGTCTTCGGGTGGCGCGTCGGCGTCGCTCGGCAGGTCGTGGGCGGGCGCGTCGCGCACGGCGGTTGCGATGGCGGTCGCGGCGCTGGCACGGCCGGCGGTCGCGTCGGGCGTCGAGGCGTCGGATGCCGCGTGGCCACCCCCTGCGGAAGCGTCAGCCGAGCCCGGCTGCTCGGGCGGATCGGCCGGGATCGCAACCGTCGCCCATGACGACACCGCGCCACCCGACACGGCGGCCGACGACGCGCGCCCCGACTTCGGAGCGGCGGCTCGCGTGGCGGCGCCACCACCGCCGGCGGGCGGCTCGGCGCGCGTCGATGGAGCCGGCTCGCTGCGGTTCGGCGGCGTCTGGGGCAGCGATGAGGACGCGGCGGGAGCCGTCGGGGACGCCCCGGACGGGCTCTGCGGCGCGTCGGGCGCGCCGCGATCGGGGGCACCGCCCTCGTCGGTCGGCGTCGGCGCAGGCGATGCGTCGGCGGGCGGCGCCTCGACGGTGCCCTCGGACTTCGCGATGAACTTCACGCGCACACCGAGCACCTCGGCGAT
Proteins encoded in this window:
- the recR gene encoding recombination mediator RecR, whose translation is MYEGIVQELIDELGRLPGIGPKSAQRIAFHIVQTEHFDVTRLAEILLEVRDKVRFCEICGNVSQEVTCSICRDPRRDPTLICVVEEAKDVVAIERTREFRGLYHVLGGAISPIDGVGPDQLRIRQLMQRLADGTVREVIIATDPNLEGEATATYLSRMLTTLEIAVTRLASGLPVGGDLEYADEVTLGRAFEGRRAVG